The following is a genomic window from Pseudomonas purpurea.
CGTTTTGATTTTGTAGAAAAAGCCCTTCTGGAGGCGCCCCATGAAATTTATCCACCAGCGCGAGCACCTCAATGAAGATGACATCGTCGTCATCCAATGCTCCCAAATGTGCAACATCCGTCTGATGAACGACGCCAACTTCCGCAGTTTCAAGAATGGCGGTCGCCACACCTATCACGGCGGCGCGTTCGATACGTTCCCAGCCAGAATCACCGCACCAAGCACCGGCTTCTGGAACATCACCATCGACACGGTCAATCGTCGGCCCATCAGTGTTACGCGCAAGCCGACACTCACCCACTCGATCAAGATTATTCGCCGGTCCAGCTCGAAACTGAGCTGATCTTCAACCCGCAATAAAGCAGACAGGTACGCCCGTGGCCCAAACGACCAAGTACGTTATCAAGTACAAGCTTAACGGAGAACGACGCTTCGAGTTCGCCCAGCTTGAAACCGGCACCCCGGAAGAAGCCCGGGCTGTGCTGGATGCCATGCACGAAAAGAGTGACACGATCACGGATATCCGCGTCAGCAAAGCGCTGTAAGACGTTTCAACCGTCGGGGAGCTACAAGGACGTCATCCCCCGAGTTCGACCGCAAGCAGCGGAGTGTCCGCTGCCTGAACGCTCCCTAGACTGGCCTCTCAACCCCTGGTTCAGGAGCCTGATCATGTCGACACTCCCTTCACCCGCTGTTTCCTGCATCCGCTACCTCAGCACCCGCTTCAGCCTCGGCGTGGCGCTTGCGGCCTACAGCGACGCCGGACTTTGCGCGCTGTTGCTCGGCGATGAACCGACGTCCCTCGAGTCCGACCTCAGACGACGCTTTGCACAAAACCGACAACTGCTGCGCGACGACAACCTGGCAATCGCGCTGCAACACGTCGTGCACTTTCTCGACACCCCACACCGCCCCCTGAGCGTGCCGCTCGACCTCGTCACCGGCAGCGAGTTTCAGCGCCGTGTGTGGCAGGCGTTGCAACACATCCCGCTCGGCGAAACGCGCACCTACCGTGATATCGCCCGGCAGTTGGGTCAGCCGGGCGCCTTTCGGGCGGTCGCCAACGCCTGTGGGGCGAACCCCTTGGCGGTGGTCATTCCTTGCCATCGCGTTGTGCGCCAGGACGGCGGCCTCGGGGGCTATCGCTGGGGACTTGAGCGCAAGCATGTGCTGCTGGAACGTGAGGCACGCCGGTGAGCCTGTGCGATCTGCATCAGCATATCGCGGCCCTGGATTGGGCCGCGCTGGAACAGGATCTGGACGGCGATGGCCACGCAACGATCACCGGACTGCTCAGCGCGCAGGACTGTGACGCCCTGGCTGCGCTGTATCCCGAACAAGCGCCGTTCCGCTCCAGGGTAATCATGGCCCGGCATGGTTTCGGACGTGGCGAGTACCAGTACTTCAGGTATCCGCTGCCAACGCTGGTTGCCAACTTGCGTAGCTCGCTGTACCCACACCTGGTACCGCTGGCGAACCGTTGGAACGAACAGATGAACCTGGCGGTACGCTATCCGTTGCACCATGACGATTTTCTGCAACGCTGCCACGATGCCGGTCAGTTACGTCCTACGCCTTTGCTGCTGCGCTACGGCCCGCAGGACTACAACTGCCTGCATCAAGACCTGTACGGCGAACACGTATTCCCACTGCAAGTTGCGATTTTACTGTCAGCCCCCGAGAAGGACTTCACCGGCGGTGAATTCGTACTGACCGAACAGCGCCCCCGCATGCAGTCACGCCCTCAGGTTGTAAGCTTGAAAAAAGGTGATGCAGTGATTTTTGCCGTGCACCAACGACCGGTCAAAGGCCTGCGCGGCTATTGCCGCGTGAACTTGCGCCACGGCGTGAGTCGCCTGCACAGTGGTCAACGGCATACCCTTGGTGTGATTTTCCACGATGCACAGTGACCACATGAACCCGACAACCCTGGATCTGTTTGGCGACAGCGATCTCGCACAGCCGATCAAGACCGAACCCATTGGCGAACAATCCTTCGTCCTCAAAGGGTTTGCCCTGTCGTGGGTCGGCCGTTTGATGCCGGCACTGGAGTCAGTCTTGCTCGCCGCACCGTTCCGGCACATGGTGACGCCGGGCGGTTTCACGATGTCCGTGGGCTTGAGCAGTTGCGGATCACTGGGCTGGACCACCGACCGCTCAGGCTATCGCTACACCCGCGCCGACCCGTGCAGCGGTCAGCCCTGGCCCGAAATGCCCGGGGTGTTTCTTGAACTGGCGCAGGCAGCGGCGCTTGAAGCGGGGTTCAACGCGTTTCAGCCAGATGCGTGCCTGATCAATCGTTACTTGCCAGGCGCCAAGATGTCTTTGCATCAGGATAAAGACGAACGATCCTACGCCTGGCCGATCGTCTCGGTGTCCCTCGGCCTGCCAGCGGTGTTCCTGTTTGGTGGTTTTAAACGCACCGACAACCATCGGAAAGTGCCGTTGGTGCATGGTGATGTCGTGGTCTGGGGTGGCGTGGACCGTTTGCGCTATCACGGGGTACTGCCGATCAAGGACGGTCATCATGCAACACTGGGGGCGCAACGGATCAACCTCACCTTGCGCACCGCAGGCTGAACGGCGGAATTCGAGCGCAAGACCCGGAGTGTTCGCGTCGGTCGTGCACGTTAACCTGAACTCAACTCGCCACCGGATCGAACCCCATGACTTCCAACCACACACCCTGCGCCATCGAAAACGACCCTCGTTGGGCGGCGGTGCTGGCGCGTGATCCTCGGGCAGACGGGCAGTTTGTCTATGGGGTAAAAACCACCGGCATCTACTGCCGCCCCAGCAGCCTGGCGCGCCTGCCGAATCCCCGGAACGTCGAGTTCTTCGACTCCGCCGAACAGGCTCAAGCCGCCGGTTACCGACCCAGCAAACGCGCTGCCGCCGATCAAACCCATGTTGCCAGCCAACATGCCGCGCTGGTCGCCATCGCTTGCCGTCAGATTGAGTCTGCCGAAAGCCTGCCCAGCCTGGCAGACCTGGCCGATGCGGCCGGCATGAGCCCGTTTCACTTTCACCGGGTGTTCAAAGGCGTGACTGGCCTGACGCCCAAAGGCTATGGAAACGCCCACCGCTCACGCAAAGTCCGGGCGCAACTCGAAAGCGGCCAGTCGATTACTCACGCGTTGTACGACGCCGGCTTCAACTCCAACAGCCGCTTCTATGAGGCCGCCGATCAAGTACTAGGAATGAAACCCAGCGACTACCGTGCAGGTGGCGTGAACACCGACATCCGCTTCGCTGTCGGCCAGTGTTCACTGGGGGCGATTCTGGTGGCGCAAAGTACTCGCGGGGTGTGTGCAATCCTGTTGGGCGACGATCCCCATGCGCTGGTGTGCGATCTTCAGGATAAATTCCGACAGGCCAATCTGATCGGTGCCGATCACGACTTCGAACAGTTGATTGCCAGGGTCGTCGGCTTCATCGAAGCACCAGCCCTTGGCCTGGACTTGCCGCTGGACGTGCGCGGCACCGCGTTTCAGGAGCGGGTCTGGATGGCCTTGCGTGAAATCCCCGCCGGCAGCACCGCCAGTTACGCCGAGATCGCCCAACGGATCGGCGCCCCCAAAGCGGTGCGCGCCGTGGCTCAGGCGTGCGCGGCCAACAGCCTGGCGGTGGCCATTCCCTGCCACCGGGTGGTGCGCAGCGATGGCAACCTCTCGGGGTATCGCTGGGGCATAGAGCGCAAACGCCAGCTCCTGGAACGCGAAACCGCGCCCCAGGCTTAACGAATGCCGATGTAAACCGACACCGAGTCCGGGCCGTTGTAGGCCTCAAAATCACTGACAAAGGCCCGTTTGATCTCTGTATGTTCTTCGAAGTACTGCCAGACCTGGCCCCAGGTGGCAATCACGCTTTCGGGCATGGGGCCCGAGGCTTCGAAGACAAGGTAACGCCCGCCCTGAATGTCCACGGTCGCAAAGTCCTTGGCGGGCGCGGTCACCACTCGGCCCGCCGTCACGTCGAAGGCGCCGTTGGCATCGGACTCGTAATTGGAATAAACGCCATAGACCAGCGATTCCGCCACAGCATTGGGAATTTTGCTGAAGGCCTGATCGGCAAAAAAACGCCCCCACATCGGGCCGATCTTCGCCGTCTCTGGCTGCTGCTCATCGCGGTTGAACGTGCGTACCTGCAACCCCGAAACACTGAACGGGGCAATATCCAGTTGTTTGACTTCCATTGAATCCACACTCCTTGGCTGCGCATTGAGCGCCTGGAAAAATAGCGCCAGAGGTTTATCACAACTGGATCGATCATAAAACCGTGCCATCACCTCAATCAGTTACAACACGCAACTTGAGCCTGTGCCTGAAAAGTCGGCTGGCCTTACGCCAGTCACTCCTGATACAAACGCGCCATGATCGTCTTTTCTGTTGCCGGATAATAATTCAAATGAGCCAATGGCCTGACACCCGCATTCTTGACCTGTTCGGCATCGACCTGCCGATCATCCAGGCGCCGATGGCCGGCGCCAACACGTCGGCCATGGTCATCGCCGTCAGCAACGCCGGTGGCCTGGGCTCGTTGCCCGCCGCCATGCTGAGCCTTGAGCAATTGCGCGAGGAACTGACGATCATCCAACAGCAGACCACCCGCCCCTTCAATGTGAACTTTTTCTGCCATCAGCCACCGGTTGCCGACGAACAACGCACCCATGACTGGAAAAACCTGCTGGAACCTTACTATCACGAACTGGGCGTGGACTTCGACGCACCTACACCCGTGTCCAATCGTGCGCCGTTCGACAACGCAGCGTGCGAAGTCATTGAAGCATTCCGGCCTGCGGTCGTCAGCTTCCACTTCGGCTTGCCGGAAAAAGCGCTGGTAGACCGGGTCAAGGCCGCAGGCGCGAAGGTCATCTCTTCGGCGACCACGGTGCAGGAAGCCGTGTGGCTGGAGCAGCATGGATGCGACGCCATCATTGCCATGGGGTACGAGGCCGGCGGCCATCGCGGGATGTTTCTCAGCGAGGACCTGAGCAGCCAGGTCGGCACCTTCGCCCTGGTGCCGCAGATCGCAGACGCCGTGAGCGTACCGGTGATCGCCGCTGGCGGGATTGGCGATGCTCGCGGCATTGTTGCTGCATTCGCCCTCGGCGCCTCGGCCGTGCAACTGGGCACCGCTTATTTGTTCACCCCGGAGGCCAAGGTCAGTGCGTCTCACCATCACGCCTTACGCACCGCCAAAGAGAGCGAAACCGCGCTGACCAACGTGTTTACCGGACGCCCGGCACGCGGAATTCTCAATCGGATCATGCGCGAACTCGGTCCGATCAGCCCTGCTGCGCCAGCCTTCCCGCTCGCCGGCGGTGCGCTGATGCCGTTGCGGGCCAAGGCTGAAGCGCAGTTCAGCAACCTCTGGGCCGGGCAGGCACTGCGCTTGGGCAGGGAGCTGTCGAGCGCCGAGTTGACCTGGCACCTGGCCGATGAAGCGCTGGCAAAGCTGAGCCCGCGCTGAACATCAGGGCCGCATCCGCGGTGCGGCCCGCTTCCGTCACGGCTCCATCCGCAGACCGTACCGCGAGTTCCGTTCGTCGTTGATTCGCTATATATTCCGCTATATAGCGTTTCACCTCAGCCCCGGCGCAGTCGACTTACAACAACAAACTGCCCACCTCACTCGCCCTACGGAGCCGTTCCATGACTACTCGTGTCTCACGTTTCGCCCCCACTTGCCTGACGACGTTGTTCGCCGTATTCGCCCTGGGCACGGCCCATGCCGATGAAGTGCAAGTCGCGGTCGCCGCCAACTTCACGGCACCGATCCAGGCCATTGCCGCCGATTTCGAAAAAGACACCGGGCATAAACTGATCGCCGCCTATGGCGCCACCGGGCAGTTCTACGCCCAGATCAAGAATGGCGCGCCGTTCGAAGTGTTCCTGTCGGCAGACGACACCACGCCGCAAAAGCTCGAAAGCGAAGGCGATACCGTCAAGGGCTCGCGCTTCACCTACGCCATCGGCACCCTCGCGCTGTGGTCGGCCAAGGACGGCTATGTCGACGCCAAAGGCCAGGTGCTCAAGAACAATCAATACCAACACTTGTCCATCGCCAACCCGAAAGCCGCACCCTATGGCCTGGCCGCAACCCAGGTACTGGCCAAGTTGGGCCTGACCGACAAGGTCAAGGACAAAATCGTCGAAGGCCAGAACATCACCCAGGCCTACCAGTTCGTGTCTACTGGCAACGCCGAAATCGGCTTTGTCGCCTTGTCGCAAATCTATAAAGACGGCAAAGTCACCGGCGGCTCGGCGTGGATCGTTCCTGCCGAGATGCACGACCCGATCAAACAAGACGCGGTGATCCTCAATAAAGGCAAGGACAACCCGGCCGCCAAGGCACTGGTTGACTACCTGAAGGGGCCAAAAGCTGCGGCTGTCATCAAGTCCTACGGTTACCAACTCTAAATGTCCTTATCGAGTGCCGATTTTTCCGCCATCTGGCTGACCCTGAAACTGGCGTCCCTGACGACGGCCATCCTGCTGGTCATCGGCACTCCGATTGCGTTGTGGCTGTCACGCACCCGTTCCTGGTTGCGGGGCCCGGTCGGGGCGATCGTCGCCCTGCCCCTGGTATTACCGCCGACCGTGATCGGTTTCTACCTGCTGCTGGCCCTCGGACCTCATGGTTTCGTCGGCCAGTTCACCCAGTCGCTGGGCCTCGGCACGCTGACGTTCAGCTTCGCCGGCCTGGTCATCGGCTCGGTGCTCTATTCGATGCCCTTTGTCGTGCAACCGTTGCAAAACGCGTTCTCGGCCATTGGCACACGTCCGCTGGAGGTGGCGGCGACCTTGCGCGCCAATCCCTGGGACACCTTTTTCAGCGTGATCCTGCCGCTGGCCCGCCCCGGTTTTATCACCGCCGCCATTCTGGGCTTTGCCCACACCGTCGGTGAGTTCGGCGTGGTGCTGATGATCGGTGGCAACATCCCCGACAAAACCCGTGTGGTGTCCGTACAAATCTACGATCACGTCGAGGCCATGGAATACGCCCAGGCGCACTGGCTGGCCGGGGCGATGCTGGTGTTCTCGTTCCTGGTTTTGCTGGCGCTGTATTCCAGCCGCAAGACCAAAGCCGGCTGGAGCTGATAGATGACGTCCCGGATTCGCGCACGCCTGCAATTGAACTACCCGGACTTCTCGCTGGATCTGGACCTGGACCTGCCTGGTCGTGGCATCACGGCGCTGTACGGTCAGTCCGGCTCGGGCAAAACCACGTGCCTGCGCTGCATCGCCGGCCTGGAAAAAGCCGAACAGGGCTTCGTCCAGATCAACGATGAAGTCTGGCAGGACAGCGCCAAAAAGTGCTTCGTTGCCCCGCACAAACGGGCGCTGGGCTATGTGTTCCAGGAGGCCAGCCTGTTTGCTCACCTCTCGGTGCTGGCCAACCTGGAGTTTGGTCTGCGGCGTATTCCGCGCTCCCAGCGGCGGGTCGACATGGCTCACGCCACCGAGTTGCTGGGCATTGGCCATCTGCTCGACCGGCATCCGCAACACCTGTCCGGTGGCGAACGACAACGGGTCGGGATCGCCCGCGCGCTGCTGACCAGCCCAAAATTGCTGCTGATGGATGAGCCGCTGGCAGCGCTCGACTCCCAGCGTAAAAACGAAATCCTGCCGTACCTTCAACGCCTGCACGATGAGCTGGAGATCCCGGTGCTCTACGTCAGCCACTCGCAGGATGAAGTGGCGCGCCTGGCCGACCATCTCGTGCTGCTGCACGAAGGCAAGGCCCTGGCCAGTGGCCCCATCGGCGAAACCCTGGCCCGCCTCGATTTGCCCTTGGCGTTGGGTGACGACGCGGGCGTGGTAATCGAGGGCAAAGTCAGCGACTACGACGGTCACTACCAACTGCTGAGCCTGCAACTGCCCGGCAGCGCATTGAGCATGCGTGTGGCTCACTCGCCGCTGGCGGTCGGCCAACCGCTGCGTTTCAAGGTTCAGGCACGTGACGTCAGCCTCAGCCTGCACAGCGGCGAACAGAGCAGCATCCTCAATCGGCTGCCCGTTACGGTCACCAGCGAGATTGCTGCCGACAACACCGCCCACGTTCTGGTGCGCCTGGACGCGGCCGGTACGCCGCTGCTGGCGCGGATCACCCGCTATTCCCGGGATCAGTTGCAACTGCATCCGGGGCAGCAACTCTGGGCCCACATCAAGGCCGTCGCCGTGCTGGCATAACTGCTTCGCACGACGCCAGCGAACCGTAGCGTTATCACCCACACAGAAGAAGATCTGCGCCAGCAACAGAGTTGAAGCTTCGGGCGATTTCTCCTTGATGCTTGTAGGGTTATTGCGCCATGAGCTAGGCTAGCGACCTTTCCCCTCTTCAGGACGAACGCCAACGTGAACAACTAAGCCTTTCAAAAATGTATTCGCAGCAAGTTGCCACGGGCACTTGTTGGCCTTTCCGACATTTTTTGGAGGTGCTGATGACTCACGTCACACGTCTGCCTGCGCTCGTCACCCTGAATCAACTGACGTTTCAGTTCGCCAATGGCGAAACCCTGTTCGATTCACTCAACCTGAGCCTTGACCGTCGCCCTACCGGCATTGTCGGGCGTAACGGCAGCGGTAAAAGCGTGCTGGCACGGCTGATCGCCGGTGAACTCTCGCCCTCGTCCGGCAACCTGAAGCGCTACGGCTCTGTCGCCTATGTGGCGCAGGAGCATGCATGCCTCACCTCGCGAAGCGTTGCTCAGGTGGCCGGTGTGGCCGATACCCTCGACGCGCTGACACGCTTGAATCAGGGGCACGCCGCCAGCGAGGACCTTGAACAGGTCGGCGACCGCTGGGACCTGCCCGAGCGCTTGCGTCGGTCACTGGATGAAGCGGGATTGCAGGGGCTGGAGGCTCACCACCCGGCCCAACCATTGAGCGGCGGCCAATTGGCGCGGGTCGCACTGATCGGCGCACTACTCAGCCGTGCCGACCTGTTGGTGCTGGACGAACCCACCAATCACCTCGACGCCCACGGTCGTGAGTGGCTGGTGAACCAGCTCGCAGGCTGGCGCGGTGGTTTGACCGTCGTCAGTCATGATCGGCAGTTGCTCAACGGCATGCAGCGGATTGTCGAGCTGAGCGAGCTGGGCTTGCGCACGTTCGGAGGTAACCACGAAGCC
Proteins encoded in this region:
- a CDS encoding methylated-DNA--[protein]-cysteine S-methyltransferase, whose product is MSTLPSPAVSCIRYLSTRFSLGVALAAYSDAGLCALLLGDEPTSLESDLRRRFAQNRQLLRDDNLAIALQHVVHFLDTPHRPLSVPLDLVTGSEFQRRVWQALQHIPLGETRTYRDIARQLGQPGAFRAVANACGANPLAVVIPCHRVVRQDGGLGGYRWGLERKHVLLEREARR
- the modC gene encoding molybdenum ABC transporter ATP-binding protein, which translates into the protein MTSRIRARLQLNYPDFSLDLDLDLPGRGITALYGQSGSGKTTCLRCIAGLEKAEQGFVQINDEVWQDSAKKCFVAPHKRALGYVFQEASLFAHLSVLANLEFGLRRIPRSQRRVDMAHATELLGIGHLLDRHPQHLSGGERQRVGIARALLTSPKLLLMDEPLAALDSQRKNEILPYLQRLHDELEIPVLYVSHSQDEVARLADHLVLLHEGKALASGPIGETLARLDLPLALGDDAGVVIEGKVSDYDGHYQLLSLQLPGSALSMRVAHSPLAVGQPLRFKVQARDVSLSLHSGEQSSILNRLPVTVTSEIAADNTAHVLVRLDAAGTPLLARITRYSRDQLQLHPGQQLWAHIKAVAVLA
- the alkB gene encoding DNA oxidative demethylase AlkB, with amino-acid sequence MHSDHMNPTTLDLFGDSDLAQPIKTEPIGEQSFVLKGFALSWVGRLMPALESVLLAAPFRHMVTPGGFTMSVGLSSCGSLGWTTDRSGYRYTRADPCSGQPWPEMPGVFLELAQAAALEAGFNAFQPDACLINRYLPGAKMSLHQDKDERSYAWPIVSVSLGLPAVFLFGGFKRTDNHRKVPLVHGDVVVWGGVDRLRYHGVLPIKDGHHATLGAQRINLTLRTAG
- the modB gene encoding molybdate ABC transporter permease subunit, encoding MSLSSADFSAIWLTLKLASLTTAILLVIGTPIALWLSRTRSWLRGPVGAIVALPLVLPPTVIGFYLLLALGPHGFVGQFTQSLGLGTLTFSFAGLVIGSVLYSMPFVVQPLQNAFSAIGTRPLEVAATLRANPWDTFFSVILPLARPGFITAAILGFAHTVGEFGVVLMIGGNIPDKTRVVSVQIYDHVEAMEYAQAHWLAGAMLVFSFLVLLALYSSRKTKAGWS
- the modA gene encoding molybdate ABC transporter substrate-binding protein is translated as MTTRVSRFAPTCLTTLFAVFALGTAHADEVQVAVAANFTAPIQAIAADFEKDTGHKLIAAYGATGQFYAQIKNGAPFEVFLSADDTTPQKLESEGDTVKGSRFTYAIGTLALWSAKDGYVDAKGQVLKNNQYQHLSIANPKAAPYGLAATQVLAKLGLTDKVKDKIVEGQNITQAYQFVSTGNAEIGFVALSQIYKDGKVTGGSAWIVPAEMHDPIKQDAVILNKGKDNPAAKALVDYLKGPKAAAVIKSYGYQL
- a CDS encoding DUF1883 domain-containing protein, whose translation is MKFIHQREHLNEDDIVVIQCSQMCNIRLMNDANFRSFKNGGRHTYHGGAFDTFPARITAPSTGFWNITIDTVNRRPISVTRKPTLTHSIKIIRRSSSKLS
- a CDS encoding GyrI-like domain-containing protein, producing MEVKQLDIAPFSVSGLQVRTFNRDEQQPETAKIGPMWGRFFADQAFSKIPNAVAESLVYGVYSNYESDANGAFDVTAGRVVTAPAKDFATVDIQGGRYLVFEASGPMPESVIATWGQVWQYFEEHTEIKRAFVSDFEAYNGPDSVSVYIGIR
- a CDS encoding nitronate monooxygenase produces the protein MSQWPDTRILDLFGIDLPIIQAPMAGANTSAMVIAVSNAGGLGSLPAAMLSLEQLREELTIIQQQTTRPFNVNFFCHQPPVADEQRTHDWKNLLEPYYHELGVDFDAPTPVSNRAPFDNAACEVIEAFRPAVVSFHFGLPEKALVDRVKAAGAKVISSATTVQEAVWLEQHGCDAIIAMGYEAGGHRGMFLSEDLSSQVGTFALVPQIADAVSVPVIAAGGIGDARGIVAAFALGASAVQLGTAYLFTPEAKVSASHHHALRTAKESETALTNVFTGRPARGILNRIMRELGPISPAAPAFPLAGGALMPLRAKAEAQFSNLWAGQALRLGRELSSAELTWHLADEALAKLSPR
- a CDS encoding 2OG-Fe(II) oxygenase; its protein translation is MSLCDLHQHIAALDWAALEQDLDGDGHATITGLLSAQDCDALAALYPEQAPFRSRVIMARHGFGRGEYQYFRYPLPTLVANLRSSLYPHLVPLANRWNEQMNLAVRYPLHHDDFLQRCHDAGQLRPTPLLLRYGPQDYNCLHQDLYGEHVFPLQVAILLSAPEKDFTGGEFVLTEQRPRMQSRPQVVSLKKGDAVIFAVHQRPVKGLRGYCRVNLRHGVSRLHSGQRHTLGVIFHDAQ
- the ada gene encoding bifunctional DNA-binding transcriptional regulator/O6-methylguanine-DNA methyltransferase Ada, whose amino-acid sequence is MTSNHTPCAIENDPRWAAVLARDPRADGQFVYGVKTTGIYCRPSSLARLPNPRNVEFFDSAEQAQAAGYRPSKRAAADQTHVASQHAALVAIACRQIESAESLPSLADLADAAGMSPFHFHRVFKGVTGLTPKGYGNAHRSRKVRAQLESGQSITHALYDAGFNSNSRFYEAADQVLGMKPSDYRAGGVNTDIRFAVGQCSLGAILVAQSTRGVCAILLGDDPHALVCDLQDKFRQANLIGADHDFEQLIARVVGFIEAPALGLDLPLDVRGTAFQERVWMALREIPAGSTASYAEIAQRIGAPKAVRAVAQACAANSLAVAIPCHRVVRSDGNLSGYRWGIERKRQLLERETAPQA